A single genomic interval of Sceloporus undulatus isolate JIND9_A2432 ecotype Alabama chromosome 2, SceUnd_v1.1, whole genome shotgun sequence harbors:
- the LOC121921884 gene encoding zinc finger and SCAN domain-containing protein 31-like isoform X4 → MAAEHQNTAVADLQGDNVSEDDAKVGVQDPEEPEVEKEVVAKALPVIHFGRMKESWEVAEPVAEVAEEGPEDEPPEGFEAQGPAFLKPEESPDSDQEDKQLLRSGSRDASHGDSSPFEEASDAELEPRQEGETQPLPQIDRETQHPVSSLLIKDEPEFMEVVEEDAVEEGGATLDIERQCFRQFCYQDAEGPREVCGMLWKLCRRWLQPEKKSKEQILELVILEQFLAILPREMQSWVRDGRPETCFQAIGLAEAFLAKQQGSKPRGRQALWPFSEATADSAKKASSDSATWPLFRENKEDEESSSVTLLGDGRPFCKEKNLPVNSSGIEILWIMPEKAEETVFKNPDKCRASENQQKAHPSSKEVETIRFHPASVENPYTCWDCGESFTGIEVLVAHQSTHTGVKPFNCSECGKSFIQRSLLVAHEKTHNQEKPFLCPECGQSFSKKAGLMSHQKIHTGEKPHQCQECGQSFLHRYDLIRHLRIHTGEKPHECPDCGKGFRSMSAFHVHRRIHTEEKPYPCSACGKTFRHRTNLIVHERIHTGEKPYKCEDCIKSFGDASSLRKHRRSHTGERPYVCPECGKTFSQNAGLVQHEKIHTGEKPFQCAFCPKSFRDKSGIVAHQRTHTKETPYQCTVCSKSFGHRSNLIKHERIHSAPKKFKRS, encoded by the exons ATGGCAGCAGAACACCAAAACACTGCAGTGGCAGATCTCCAGGGGGATAATGTGTCAGAGGATGACGCGAAAGTAGGGGTGCAAGACCCTGAGGAACCTGAAGTGGAGAAAGAGGTGGTGGCCAAAGCCCTCCCGGTCATCCATTTTGGGAGGAtgaaggaatcctgggaagtagCAGAACCAGTAGCAGAAGTTGCTGAAGAAGGACCAGAAGACGAACCACCGGAGGGCTTTGAAGCTCAGGGGCCGGCCTTCCTGAAGCCTGAAGAATCTCCTGATTCTGACCAAGAAGATAAGCAGCTGCTGAGATCTGGATCAAGGGATGCTTCTCATGGTGATTCTTCTCCCTTTGAAGAAGCATCGGATGCAGAACTGGAGCCTAGGCAAGAGGGAGAAACCCAGCCACTGCCCCAAATCGACAGAGAAACCCAGCACCCTGTCAGCAGCCTTTTGATCAAAGATGAGCCAGAGTTCATGGAGGTGGTAGAGGAAGACGCTGTGGAAGAAGGGGGTGCCACCCTAGACATCGAGCGTCAGTGTTTCCGGCAGTTCTGCTACCAGGATGCCGAGGGGCCTCGAGAGGTTTGCGGGATGCTCTGGAAGCTTTGTCGGCGGTGGCTGCAGCCAGAGAAGAAGTCGAAAGAGCAGATCTTGGAgctggtgatcctggagcagttcctggccaTCCTGCCCCGAGAGATGCAGAGCTGGGTGAGGGATGGCCGTCCAGAGACTTGCTTTCAGGCCATTGGCCTGGCTGAGGCTTTCCTGGCGAAGCAGCAAGGGAGCAAGCCACGAGGCCGACAG GCTTTGTGGCCCTTCAGCGAAGCAACGGCTGATTCGGCCAAGAAGGCTTCATCAGATTCCGCCACATGGCCGCTGTTCAGAGAGAACAAGGAGGATGAGGAGAGTTCCAGCGTCACTTTGTTGG GTGATGGGAGGCCGTTTTGCAAGGAGAAGAATCTGCCAGTAAATTCTAGCGGGATTGAAATCCTTTGGATCATGCCAGAAAAAGCAGAAGAGACAGTTTTCAAGAATCCTGATAAATGCAGAGCATCTGAGAACCAGCAGAAAGCTCATCCAAGTAGCAAGGAAGTTGAAACCATTCGTTTTCATCCTGCCTCAGTAGAAAATCCATATACATGCTGGGACTGCGGGGAGAGCTTCACAGGGATAGAGGTCCTGGTGGCCCATCAGAGTACCCACACAGGAGTGAAACCTTTCAATTGCtcagagtgtgggaaaagtttcattCAGCGATCCCTTCTGGTAGCCCATGAAAAAACCCACAATCAAGAGAAGCCCTTTCTTTGCCCTGAATGCGGTCAGAGTTTCAGCAAGAAGGCTGGGCTCATGTCTCACCAGAAGatacacacaggagagaagccccaTCAATGCCAAGAGTGTGGGCAAAGCTTCCTCCACAGGTATGATCTTATTCGACatctgagaatccacacaggagagaagccacacgaGTGTCCTGACTGTGGGAAGGGCTTCCGGAGCATGTCAGCTTTCCATGTTCACCGTCGGatccacacagaagagaagccaTACCCATGCTCAGCCTGTGGGAAGACTTTCCGTCACCGCACAAACCTTATTGTACATGAGAGAATCCATACAGGTGAGAAGCCGTACAAGTGTGAGGACTGTATCAAAAGTTTTGGTGATGCATCCTCCCTCAGGAAGCACCGAAGATCCCACACGGGAGAGAGACCATACGTTTGCCCCGAATGTGGGAAGACTTTTTCACAGAACGCTGGTCTGGTTCAGCATGAAaagatccacacaggagagaaacccttccAATGTGCCTTCTGTCCGAAAAGTTTCCGGGACAAATCAGGAATCGTTGCACACCAGAGAACCCATACGAAGGAGACACCATATCAGTGCACAGTCTGTAGCAAAAGCTTTGGCCATCGCTCCAACCTCATTAAGCATGAAAGAATTCACTCTGCACCAAAAAAGTTTAAGCGCTCCTAA
- the LOC121921884 gene encoding zinc finger and SCAN domain-containing protein 31-like isoform X3, which yields MAAEHQNTAVADLQGDNVSEDDAKVGVQDPEEPEVEKEVVAKALPVIHFGRMKESWEVAEPVAEVAEEGPEDEPPEGFEAQGPAFLKPEESPDSDQEDKQLLRSGSRDASHGDSSPFEEASDAELEPRQEGETQPLPQIDRETQHPVSSLLIKDEPEFMEVVEEDAVEEGGATLDIERQCFRQFCYQDAEGPREVCGMLWKLCRRWLQPEKKSKEQILELVILEQFLAILPREMQSWVRDGRPETCFQAIGLAEAFLAKQQGSKPRGRQALWPFSEATADSAKKASSDSATWPLFRENKEDEESSSVTLLAGDGRPFCKEKNLPVNSSGIEILWIMPEKAEETVFKNPDKCRASENQQKAHPSSKEVETIRFHPASVENPYTCWDCGESFTGIEVLVAHQSTHTGVKPFNCSECGKSFIQRSLLVAHEKTHNQEKPFLCPECGQSFSKKAGLMSHQKIHTGEKPHQCQECGQSFLHRYDLIRHLRIHTGEKPHECPDCGKGFRSMSAFHVHRRIHTEEKPYPCSACGKTFRHRTNLIVHERIHTGEKPYKCEDCIKSFGDASSLRKHRRSHTGERPYVCPECGKTFSQNAGLVQHEKIHTGEKPFQCAFCPKSFRDKSGIVAHQRTHTKETPYQCTVCSKSFGHRSNLIKHERIHSAPKKFKRS from the exons ATGGCAGCAGAACACCAAAACACTGCAGTGGCAGATCTCCAGGGGGATAATGTGTCAGAGGATGACGCGAAAGTAGGGGTGCAAGACCCTGAGGAACCTGAAGTGGAGAAAGAGGTGGTGGCCAAAGCCCTCCCGGTCATCCATTTTGGGAGGAtgaaggaatcctgggaagtagCAGAACCAGTAGCAGAAGTTGCTGAAGAAGGACCAGAAGACGAACCACCGGAGGGCTTTGAAGCTCAGGGGCCGGCCTTCCTGAAGCCTGAAGAATCTCCTGATTCTGACCAAGAAGATAAGCAGCTGCTGAGATCTGGATCAAGGGATGCTTCTCATGGTGATTCTTCTCCCTTTGAAGAAGCATCGGATGCAGAACTGGAGCCTAGGCAAGAGGGAGAAACCCAGCCACTGCCCCAAATCGACAGAGAAACCCAGCACCCTGTCAGCAGCCTTTTGATCAAAGATGAGCCAGAGTTCATGGAGGTGGTAGAGGAAGACGCTGTGGAAGAAGGGGGTGCCACCCTAGACATCGAGCGTCAGTGTTTCCGGCAGTTCTGCTACCAGGATGCCGAGGGGCCTCGAGAGGTTTGCGGGATGCTCTGGAAGCTTTGTCGGCGGTGGCTGCAGCCAGAGAAGAAGTCGAAAGAGCAGATCTTGGAgctggtgatcctggagcagttcctggccaTCCTGCCCCGAGAGATGCAGAGCTGGGTGAGGGATGGCCGTCCAGAGACTTGCTTTCAGGCCATTGGCCTGGCTGAGGCTTTCCTGGCGAAGCAGCAAGGGAGCAAGCCACGAGGCCGACAG GCTTTGTGGCCCTTCAGCGAAGCAACGGCTGATTCGGCCAAGAAGGCTTCATCAGATTCCGCCACATGGCCGCTGTTCAGAGAGAACAAGGAGGATGAGGAGAGTTCCAGCGTCACTTTGTTGG CAGGTGATGGGAGGCCGTTTTGCAAGGAGAAGAATCTGCCAGTAAATTCTAGCGGGATTGAAATCCTTTGGATCATGCCAGAAAAAGCAGAAGAGACAGTTTTCAAGAATCCTGATAAATGCAGAGCATCTGAGAACCAGCAGAAAGCTCATCCAAGTAGCAAGGAAGTTGAAACCATTCGTTTTCATCCTGCCTCAGTAGAAAATCCATATACATGCTGGGACTGCGGGGAGAGCTTCACAGGGATAGAGGTCCTGGTGGCCCATCAGAGTACCCACACAGGAGTGAAACCTTTCAATTGCtcagagtgtgggaaaagtttcattCAGCGATCCCTTCTGGTAGCCCATGAAAAAACCCACAATCAAGAGAAGCCCTTTCTTTGCCCTGAATGCGGTCAGAGTTTCAGCAAGAAGGCTGGGCTCATGTCTCACCAGAAGatacacacaggagagaagccccaTCAATGCCAAGAGTGTGGGCAAAGCTTCCTCCACAGGTATGATCTTATTCGACatctgagaatccacacaggagagaagccacacgaGTGTCCTGACTGTGGGAAGGGCTTCCGGAGCATGTCAGCTTTCCATGTTCACCGTCGGatccacacagaagagaagccaTACCCATGCTCAGCCTGTGGGAAGACTTTCCGTCACCGCACAAACCTTATTGTACATGAGAGAATCCATACAGGTGAGAAGCCGTACAAGTGTGAGGACTGTATCAAAAGTTTTGGTGATGCATCCTCCCTCAGGAAGCACCGAAGATCCCACACGGGAGAGAGACCATACGTTTGCCCCGAATGTGGGAAGACTTTTTCACAGAACGCTGGTCTGGTTCAGCATGAAaagatccacacaggagagaaacccttccAATGTGCCTTCTGTCCGAAAAGTTTCCGGGACAAATCAGGAATCGTTGCACACCAGAGAACCCATACGAAGGAGACACCATATCAGTGCACAGTCTGTAGCAAAAGCTTTGGCCATCGCTCCAACCTCATTAAGCATGAAAGAATTCACTCTGCACCAAAAAAGTTTAAGCGCTCCTAA